In a single window of the Desulfovibrio sp. ZJ209 genome:
- a CDS encoding site-specific DNA-methyltransferase codes for MPELTVYFDDNLKVLEKLPSESVDLIYIDPPFNTGKVQKRTQIKTVASDDGDRVGFQGKKYKTIKLGTKGYADKFDDFLNFIEKRMVHAHRILKKQGSLFFHLDYREIHYCKVLIDKIFGRESFMNEIIWAYDYGARSKRKWSAKHDTILWYAKDPNNYTFNYEEMDRIPYMASGLVGPEKAARGKTPTDVWWHTIVSPNGKEKTGYATQKPLGIISRIVKIHSNPDDILCDFFAGSGTLGEAAYRNGRDCVLVDNNIVALETMEKRFRGFNVNWNNYNPTNESEKLEEIKCTTNDIKKLEIKLKLYKESLYEYQYSGI; via the coding sequence ATGCCAGAGTTGACTGTATATTTTGACGATAATCTCAAAGTGCTGGAAAAACTGCCGTCCGAAAGTGTGGATTTGATCTATATAGATCCACCATTTAATACCGGGAAGGTACAAAAACGTACACAAATTAAGACAGTCGCTTCGGATGATGGTGACAGGGTTGGTTTTCAGGGGAAAAAATACAAGACCATCAAGCTGGGCACAAAAGGGTATGCGGATAAGTTTGATGATTTTCTTAATTTTATTGAAAAGCGGATGGTGCACGCCCACAGGATTTTAAAGAAGCAGGGTTCCCTCTTTTTCCATCTGGATTATCGGGAGATACACTATTGCAAGGTATTAATAGACAAAATTTTCGGACGTGAATCCTTTATGAATGAAATCATTTGGGCCTATGATTATGGTGCGCGCTCTAAAAGAAAATGGTCGGCCAAGCACGACACCATTCTCTGGTATGCAAAAGACCCCAATAATTATACTTTTAATTATGAGGAAATGGACCGCATCCCCTACATGGCTTCGGGCCTCGTGGGGCCTGAAAAGGCTGCGCGTGGCAAAACGCCCACCGATGTGTGGTGGCACACCATCGTCAGCCCCAATGGGAAAGAAAAGACCGGCTATGCAACGCAAAAACCATTAGGAATCATTTCACGGATTGTAAAAATCCACTCAAATCCCGATGATATTCTCTGTGATTTTTTTGCAGGAAGTGGTACTTTGGGGGAAGCGGCTTATAGGAATGGCCGGGACTGTGTTCTAGTTGATAACAATATTGTAGCGTTGGAGACTATGGAGAAAAGATTTAGAGGATTTAATGTAAATTGGAATAATTATAATCCTACAAATGAGAGTGAAAAACTCGAGGAAATAAAATGTACGACAAATGATATAAAAAAATTAGAAATAAAATTAAAATTATACAAGGAGAGCTTATATGAATATCAATACTCAGGAATATAA
- a CDS encoding sodium:proton antiporter: MSHLRSLPLLVPAILLGALALLAPEAVLASEGHPTIPGASLSAIWVIPFACMLLSIAIMPLALPHFWEHHFGKIAVFWGLAFLVPCFIVFGLGTALYEFLHIILLDYIPFIVLLFALFTVAGGVRLKGTLVGTPVVNTGLLAIGTVLASWMGTTGAAMLLIRPLLRANAHRRYRVHSIVFFIFLVANIGGSLTPLGDPPLFLGFLKGVSFFWTTTHLFFKTLCMAVALLLLFFIIDTVLFNKEGRPQPPHDPDAAEEKLGLEGTINLLFLLGVVLAVLASGMINFGTWIEVYGVPVEGQNLLRDLALLCLAGLSWKFTSRHCREMNGFSWAPIEEVAKLFFGIFLSMIPAIAILRAGTEGALASLINMVSTPDGQPVNAMYFWLTGALSSFLDNAPTYLVFFNTAGGDAQHLMTDMATTLIAISAGAVFMGANTYIGNAPNFMVRSIAENQGVKMPSFFGYMMWSCGILVPLFLLLTWAFFI; the protein is encoded by the coding sequence ATGTCACACCTCCGCTCATTGCCTCTGCTTGTGCCGGCCATCCTCTTGGGGGCGCTCGCCCTGTTGGCGCCCGAGGCGGTCCTCGCCTCCGAAGGCCATCCCACCATTCCGGGGGCCTCGCTCTCGGCCATCTGGGTCATTCCCTTCGCCTGCATGCTGCTCTCCATCGCCATCATGCCGCTGGCGCTGCCCCACTTCTGGGAGCACCACTTCGGCAAGATCGCCGTGTTCTGGGGTCTCGCCTTCCTCGTGCCCTGCTTCATCGTGTTCGGCCTGGGCACGGCGCTCTATGAATTCCTGCACATCATCCTCTTGGACTATATCCCCTTCATCGTGCTGCTGTTCGCGCTGTTCACCGTGGCGGGGGGTGTGCGCCTCAAGGGCACTCTGGTGGGCACGCCGGTGGTGAACACGGGCCTGCTCGCCATCGGCACCGTGCTTGCCAGCTGGATGGGCACCACCGGCGCGGCCATGCTGCTCATCCGGCCCCTGCTCCGCGCCAACGCGCACCGGCGCTACCGCGTGCATTCCATCGTTTTCTTCATCTTCCTCGTGGCCAATATCGGCGGCTCGCTCACGCCGCTTGGCGACCCGCCGCTCTTCCTTGGCTTCCTCAAGGGCGTGAGCTTCTTCTGGACGACCACCCACCTCTTCTTCAAGACACTCTGCATGGCCGTGGCCCTGCTGCTCCTCTTCTTCATCATCGACACGGTGCTCTTCAACAAGGAAGGCCGCCCGCAGCCCCCGCATGACCCCGACGCCGCCGAGGAAAAGCTCGGCCTCGAGGGCACCATCAACCTGCTCTTCCTGCTCGGCGTGGTGCTGGCGGTGCTCGCCTCGGGCATGATCAATTTCGGCACATGGATCGAGGTCTACGGCGTGCCCGTGGAAGGCCAGAACCTCTTGCGCGACCTTGCGCTGCTCTGCCTCGCCGGCCTCTCCTGGAAGTTCACGAGCCGCCACTGCCGCGAGATGAACGGCTTTTCCTGGGCGCCCATCGAGGAGGTGGCCAAGCTCTTCTTTGGCATCTTCCTCTCCATGATCCCGGCCATCGCCATCCTGCGCGCGGGCACCGAGGGCGCGCTCGCCTCGCTCATCAACATGGTCTCCACGCCGGACGGCCAGCCCGTCAACGCCATGTATTTCTGGCTCACCGGCGCGCTCTCGAGCTTCCTTGACAATGCGCCCACCTACCTCGTGTTCTTCAACACCGCGGGCGGCGACGCGCAGCACCTCATGACCGACATGGCGACCACCCTCATCGCCATTTCGGCCGGCGCGGTGTTCATGGGCGCCAATACCTATATCGGCAACGCGCCCAACTTCATGGTCCGCTCCATCGCCGAGAACCAGGGCGTCAAGATGCCGAGCTTCTTCGGCTACATGATGTGGTCGTGCGGCATCCTTGTCCCGCTGTTCCTCCTGCTGACCTGGGCCTTCTTCATCTAG
- a CDS encoding translocation/assembly module TamB domain-containing protein, with translation MAWFWRKKQPGDGAAPEAVPQPKHRRRWLRRCLFAALALVVTALAAVAGGLYWACQTEAGQAWLVKTANAALESKDGGLTLRLTRLSGSLPFDFTFGLQAADAHGVWLTAPDNRILWNWRALPGAVRIESIAARRPVLTRLPDLPPAPEPEPPSPPLTLQDVQALLGKVAGIFRKPPFWLPGVFLAATVEEARFPAALIDAKAASPTVGGAPDAGGAPATPPGAELRADAGLTVSFEAAKGATVDATAKLAGADAQEVRVAVLGLSEAKVKAKVTAHADDAGPGLAAGARVEAQLGAPALFVTGLPEDLLGSAAVLHLALDARELGDAASTPSVSLRGPNLAAGRVSLEGEGSWQAASGWSHGEIDGPLALRLAAALAPGAAEGPAPDAAAGDPLAMFRAPLRLTLSAGGALPAPDLDLRLACAELVAGGHRLEGLALAVSGKDLALPLDGAFPPARETGIDLDVAATLDGHALTTRGHFFYAAAEDAGAGEPRGLRAGVRDLILHAAGVGGEGALTALLPHGGSPALDGGLRLHVEDWAALSALAPGMALTGEASVELDLKSLAPAGADDPDASGVAPSQDARLAWRIPRLGVRESAGKEVARVQGLAGEARLSDLFRHAALACRLDLQEARASGIRLGAKLTAEGPLAGPLNAKLSTTGDVAAKLDAAWQPGEVLLRVLDARATLPASLTGSQPARLGARLERAARLRYGQGGFGVDRLDLALTPSGRLHAQGGLAPDKLDLDLSLARLELKPWSVLVPSLPSGAVDISARLNGSPARPSGRFRVGVSSLKIPGSQLAPLSLALTGGIEQARHGGILSARLELPQATLKALGGDAARVAARVPLLFGVDGIPKPDMAGQLSAQVRWDGALGPLWSLVPMADRRLNGRIALNADAGGTLAAPRVRGGVQINQGRFEDLMLGVLLTDITLRLNLDDKGAATRGGLPGSMRLNLSASDGRGGKASITGTGALNGTGLDIKASIDRLRPLRRRDVHIMLSGNATVRGSATAPDVAGEIIVNQGEVLLNNIEMGGSITTLPISTAPAPEKKAGKNAAKPAAASAPKPAAAAPQGNLHIRIIMLPRFIVEGRGLTSLWKANLLVTGPPSDPDITGSVEAVRGNFDFLGKNFALTRGLVTFAGGALSDPLLDIELTNETPDLTAHILVTGTVRKMKLRLTSDPSLPRDDILSRVLFGKSVNELGRLEALQLAGAVAQLAGFGGGGGGIFGAAKKALGVDVLRLGTSPTGGAESGDDDAGGTTLEMGKYLTDSIYMGIQQGMKPDSTAFIIEWELTPRTSMEIRTEQQNTWGGIKWNYKY, from the coding sequence ATGGCCTGGTTCTGGAGAAAGAAACAGCCCGGGGACGGCGCCGCGCCGGAGGCCGTCCCGCAGCCGAAGCACCGCCGGCGCTGGCTGCGCCGCTGCCTGTTCGCCGCGCTCGCGCTCGTGGTGACGGCGCTCGCCGCCGTGGCCGGGGGGCTCTACTGGGCATGCCAGACCGAAGCCGGCCAGGCGTGGCTCGTGAAGACCGCCAACGCGGCCCTCGAAAGCAAGGACGGCGGCCTTACCCTGCGCCTGACGCGGCTCTCGGGCTCGCTGCCCTTTGATTTCACCTTCGGCCTCCAAGCGGCCGACGCCCACGGCGTCTGGCTCACCGCACCTGACAACCGCATCCTCTGGAACTGGCGGGCGCTCCCCGGCGCCGTGCGCATTGAAAGCATCGCCGCGCGGCGCCCGGTGCTCACGCGCCTGCCCGATTTGCCGCCCGCGCCGGAGCCCGAACCGCCCTCGCCGCCCCTGACGCTTCAGGACGTACAGGCGCTCCTCGGCAAGGTCGCGGGCATCTTCCGCAAGCCGCCCTTCTGGCTGCCCGGGGTCTTTCTCGCCGCCACGGTGGAGGAAGCGCGCTTTCCCGCGGCGCTCATCGACGCAAAGGCAGCGTCGCCAACCGTTGGGGGGGCGCCGGACGCCGGGGGGGCACCCGCCACGCCGCCCGGCGCCGAACTGCGCGCGGACGCCGGTCTCACGGTGAGCTTCGAGGCCGCAAAGGGCGCCACGGTGGACGCCACGGCCAAGCTCGCCGGCGCGGACGCGCAAGAGGTGCGCGTCGCCGTGCTCGGGCTCAGCGAGGCCAAGGTCAAGGCAAAGGTCACGGCGCACGCGGATGATGCCGGCCCGGGGCTTGCCGCCGGCGCGCGGGTGGAGGCGCAGCTTGGGGCGCCCGCGCTTTTCGTGACCGGCCTCCCCGAAGACCTGCTCGGCTCCGCGGCCGTCCTGCACCTCGCGCTGGATGCCAGGGAGCTCGGGGACGCCGCGAGCACGCCGTCCGTCAGCCTGCGCGGCCCCAATCTCGCCGCCGGGCGCGTGAGCCTTGAGGGCGAGGGCTCGTGGCAGGCCGCTTCCGGCTGGAGCCACGGCGAGATCGACGGCCCGCTCGCCCTGCGCCTTGCGGCGGCGCTGGCACCGGGCGCGGCGGAGGGGCCGGCCCCCGATGCCGCTGCCGGCGACCCGCTCGCCATGTTCCGCGCGCCGCTCAGGCTCACGCTTTCCGCCGGCGGGGCCCTGCCCGCGCCTGACCTCGACCTCAGGCTTGCGTGCGCCGAGCTCGTCGCCGGCGGCCATCGCCTCGAGGGCCTGGCCCTCGCCGTCAGCGGCAAGGATCTCGCGCTGCCGCTGGATGGCGCCTTCCCCCCCGCCAGGGAGACGGGCATCGACCTTGACGTGGCCGCCACTTTGGACGGCCATGCCCTCACCACCCGGGGGCACTTCTTCTACGCCGCGGCGGAGGACGCCGGCGCCGGCGAGCCCCGCGGCCTGCGCGCGGGCGTGCGCGACCTCATCCTCCACGCCGCGGGCGTGGGCGGCGAGGGCGCCCTCACGGCCCTGTTGCCGCACGGGGGCTCGCCAGCGCTGGACGGCGGCCTGCGCCTGCATGTGGAAGACTGGGCCGCGCTCTCGGCGCTTGCGCCCGGCATGGCGCTCACGGGCGAGGCCAGCGTGGAGCTGGATCTTAAATCGCTTGCGCCCGCGGGCGCGGACGACCCGGACGCGTCCGGCGTCGCCCCCTCGCAGGACGCGCGCCTCGCCTGGCGCATCCCGCGCTTGGGCGTCAGGGAAAGCGCCGGCAAGGAAGTGGCCCGGGTGCAGGGCCTCGCCGGCGAAGCGCGCCTCAGCGACCTTTTCCGCCACGCGGCGCTCGCCTGCCGCCTCGACCTTCAGGAAGCGCGGGCATCGGGCATCCGCCTCGGCGCGAAGCTCACGGCCGAGGGCCCGCTGGCGGGCCCGCTCAACGCAAAACTGTCCACCACGGGCGATGTGGCCGCGAAACTTGACGCGGCGTGGCAGCCGGGCGAGGTGCTCCTGCGCGTGCTCGATGCCCGCGCCACCCTGCCGGCCTCGCTCACGGGCAGCCAGCCGGCGCGCCTCGGCGCGAGGCTCGAGCGGGCGGCGCGGCTGCGCTATGGCCAGGGCGGCTTCGGCGTGGATCGCCTCGACCTCGCGCTGACCCCATCGGGGCGCCTCCATGCGCAGGGGGGCCTCGCGCCGGACAAGCTCGACCTTGACCTCAGTCTGGCGCGTCTCGAGCTCAAGCCGTGGAGCGTCCTCGTGCCTTCGCTGCCATCCGGCGCCGTGGACATCAGCGCCAGGCTCAACGGGAGCCCGGCGCGGCCGTCGGGCCGCTTCCGCGTGGGCGTCTCCAGCCTGAAGATCCCCGGGAGCCAGCTGGCCCCGCTCTCGCTCGCGCTCACGGGCGGTATCGAGCAGGCCCGCCATGGCGGCATCCTCTCGGCGCGGCTGGAGCTCCCGCAGGCCACGCTCAAGGCCCTCGGCGGGGACGCGGCCCGCGTGGCCGCGCGCGTGCCCCTGCTCTTCGGGGTCGACGGCATCCCCAAGCCGGACATGGCTGGGCAGCTTTCGGCGCAAGTGCGCTGGGACGGCGCCCTCGGCCCCCTCTGGAGCCTCGTGCCCATGGCCGACCGCCGCCTCAACGGCCGCATCGCGCTCAATGCCGACGCCGGCGGCACCCTCGCGGCCCCGCGCGTCCGGGGCGGCGTCCAGATCAACCAGGGCCGCTTTGAAGACCTCATGCTCGGGGTTTTGCTCACGGACATCACCCTGCGGCTGAACCTCGACGACAAGGGCGCGGCCACCCGGGGAGGTCTGCCCGGCAGCATGCGTCTCAACCTCTCCGCCTCGGACGGCCGCGGCGGCAAGGCCTCCATCACCGGCACGGGCGCGCTCAACGGCACCGGCCTTGACATCAAGGCCAGCATCGACCGCCTGAGGCCGCTGCGCCGCCGCGACGTGCACATCATGCTCTCGGGCAACGCCACGGTCAGGGGCAGCGCCACGGCGCCCGATGTGGCCGGCGAGATCATCGTCAACCAGGGCGAGGTGCTGCTCAACAATATTGAAATGGGCGGCAGCATCACCACGCTCCCCATCAGCACGGCTCCGGCACCAGAAAAGAAGGCCGGCAAAAACGCCGCCAAGCCCGCAGCAGCGTCTGCCCCGAAACCCGCGGCCGCCGCCCCGCAGGGAAACCTCCATATCCGCATCATCATGCTGCCGCGCTTCATCGTGGAGGGGCGCGGCCTCACCAGCCTGTGGAAGGCCAACCTGCTCGTCACCGGGCCCCCGTCCGACCCGGACATCACGGGCAGCGTGGAGGCCGTGCGCGGCAATTTCGACTTTCTCGGCAAGAATTTCGCGCTCACGCGCGGCCTTGTCACCTTTGCGGGCGGCGCGCTCTCCGACCCGCTGCTGGACATCGAGCTCACCAACGAAACGCCCGACCTCACCGCCCACATCCTCGTCACCGGCACGGTGCGCAAGATGAAGCTCAGGCTCACGAGCGACCCCTCCCTGCCGCGCGACGACATCCTCTCGCGGGTGCTCTTCGGCAAGAGCGTCAACGAGCTCGGGCGCCTCGAGGCGCTCCAGCTGGCCGGGGCCGTGGCCCAGCTCGCCGGCTTCGGCGGCGGGGGCGGCGGCATCTTCGGCGCGGCCAAGAAGGCGCTCGGCGTGGATGTGCTCAGGCTTGGCACCTCCCCCACCGGCGGTGCCGAATCCGGCGACGACGACGCCGGCGGCACCACCCTCGAGATGGGCAAGTACCTTACGGACAGCATCTACATGGGCATCCAGCAGGGCATGAAGCCCGACAGCACGGCCTTCATCATCGAGTGGGAACTGACCCCGCGCACGAGCATGGAGATCCGCACCGAGCAGCAGAACACCTGGGGCGGCATCAAATGGAATTACAAATACTGA
- the uvrC gene encoding excinuclease ABC subunit UvrC: MDRPDPSTIPLTPGVYLYKDARGRVIYVGKARVLRRRVLSYFRPEGLPVKTRAMLAHAQSIDYLTTTTEKEALLLEASLIKKYRPRYNIVLRDDKQYVLFRLDVKQPFPRLEIVRNARRDGARYFGPFTSAFSARETWKLIHRAFGLRRCSDRAMRNRVRPCLYHHMGQCPAPCMGEVTPEEYRVSVERVCAVLEGRAEPLLRSLRKEMEEAAEALDFERAARLRDQIRAVERTVERQAAIMPAGGDMDAIGLAEVEKGLGLGIVFVRGGAVTDGRAFFWPGLGFEDAPELLSSFLSQFYGTVTPPPRILVPWLPPDLLAEDGEGEGAPDGEDGRAVLEQALSEKRGGPVRVVAPQNTADNQLVDMAASNAREEARRRRGQDGEALLARVGKALSLPEPPARIECVDVSHTGGKQARVGMVVYVDGRPSKEDYRIYSMPDSADDYATLHAWVARRLESGPPWPDLLLIDGGRGQLTAVSRALAEAGEEGLFPLAAIAKARDEDGHADRRAGNVADRIFVPGRVNALPLREGSQELLFLQQVRDATHRFAIGRHRRARRGAALSGELMRLPGVGPATARLLWDHFGSVEAMAKASEEELRALPGVGRAKAASLHEKLRRLAGE; this comes from the coding sequence ATGGACAGGCCCGACCCTTCCACCATCCCGCTCACGCCCGGCGTCTACCTCTACAAGGACGCCCGCGGCCGCGTCATCTATGTGGGCAAGGCGCGCGTGCTGAGGCGGCGCGTGCTCTCCTATTTCCGGCCCGAGGGCCTGCCGGTCAAGACGCGGGCCATGCTCGCGCACGCGCAGAGCATCGACTATCTCACCACCACCACGGAAAAAGAGGCGCTCCTGCTGGAGGCGAGCCTCATCAAGAAATACCGGCCGCGCTACAATATCGTCCTTAGGGACGACAAGCAGTATGTGCTCTTCAGGCTGGACGTGAAGCAGCCCTTCCCGCGCCTCGAGATCGTGCGCAACGCCCGGCGCGACGGCGCCCGCTATTTCGGGCCCTTCACCTCGGCCTTCTCGGCCCGGGAAACGTGGAAGCTCATCCACCGCGCCTTCGGGCTGCGCCGCTGCTCCGACCGCGCCATGCGCAACCGCGTGCGCCCCTGCCTGTACCACCACATGGGCCAGTGCCCGGCGCCCTGCATGGGCGAGGTCACGCCCGAGGAGTACCGCGTGTCCGTGGAGCGCGTGTGCGCCGTGCTCGAGGGCCGCGCCGAGCCGCTCCTGCGCTCGTTGCGCAAGGAAATGGAGGAGGCCGCCGAAGCGCTGGACTTTGAGCGCGCCGCGCGACTGCGCGACCAGATCCGCGCGGTGGAGCGCACGGTGGAGCGCCAGGCCGCCATCATGCCCGCGGGCGGCGACATGGACGCCATCGGCCTCGCCGAGGTGGAAAAGGGTCTCGGCCTCGGCATCGTCTTTGTGCGCGGGGGCGCGGTCACGGACGGGCGCGCCTTTTTCTGGCCGGGCCTGGGCTTCGAGGACGCGCCGGAGCTTTTGTCCTCCTTCCTCTCCCAGTTTTACGGCACGGTGACGCCGCCGCCGCGCATCCTCGTGCCCTGGCTGCCGCCCGACCTGCTCGCGGAGGACGGGGAAGGGGAAGGCGCCCCCGATGGCGAGGACGGCCGCGCCGTGCTGGAGCAGGCGCTTTCGGAGAAGCGCGGGGGGCCGGTGCGCGTGGTGGCGCCGCAGAACACGGCGGACAACCAGCTGGTGGACATGGCGGCCTCCAATGCGCGCGAGGAGGCCCGGCGCCGGCGCGGGCAGGACGGCGAGGCCCTGCTGGCGCGCGTGGGCAAGGCGCTTTCGCTTCCCGAGCCGCCGGCCCGCATCGAGTGCGTGGACGTGTCGCACACCGGCGGCAAGCAGGCGCGCGTGGGCATGGTGGTCTATGTGGACGGGCGCCCCAGCAAGGAGGACTACCGCATCTATTCCATGCCCGACAGCGCGGACGATTACGCCACGCTCCACGCCTGGGTGGCGCGGCGCCTCGAGAGCGGCCCCCCGTGGCCCGACCTGCTGCTCATCGACGGCGGCCGCGGCCAGCTCACGGCCGTGAGCCGGGCGCTCGCCGAAGCCGGGGAGGAAGGCCTGTTCCCGCTGGCGGCCATCGCCAAGGCCCGCGACGAGGACGGCCATGCGGACCGCCGCGCGGGTAACGTGGCGGACCGCATCTTCGTGCCCGGCCGGGTCAATGCGCTGCCCCTGCGCGAGGGCAGCCAGGAACTGCTCTTCCTCCAGCAGGTGCGCGACGCCACGCACCGCTTCGCCATCGGCCGCCACCGCCGCGCCCGGCGCGGGGCCGCGCTGTCGGGCGAGCTCATGCGGCTCCCCGGCGTGGGGCCGGCCACGGCGCGCCTGCTCTGGGATCATTTCGGCAGCGTGGAGGCCATGGCGAAGGCCAGCGAGGAGGAACTGCGCGCGCTCCCGGGTGTCGGGCGCGCCAAGGCCGCCAGCCTGCACGAAAAACTGCGCCGCCTCGCGGGCGAATAG
- a CDS encoding flavodoxin family protein, with product MGKNILILNGSPRLKGNTVMLCDAFTRGAESAGHTVTRIDLQKLDIHGCLGCMKGGKDPASPCVQKDGMEKVYPAYVAADMVVLASPMYYWAISGQLKTAFDRLFAVAECNPDYANPRKECALLMAAEGDTPDNWKPVLDYYKALTGFLKWKDLGYVFAGGVLEAGAIAGKPVLEEARAFGAAL from the coding sequence ATGGGCAAGAACATCCTCATCCTCAACGGCAGCCCGCGGCTCAAGGGCAATACCGTCATGCTCTGCGACGCCTTCACCCGCGGGGCGGAAAGCGCGGGCCATACCGTGACCCGCATCGACCTCCAGAAGCTGGACATCCACGGCTGTCTCGGCTGCATGAAGGGCGGCAAGGATCCGGCCAGCCCCTGCGTGCAGAAAGACGGCATGGAAAAGGTCTATCCCGCCTATGTGGCCGCCGACATGGTGGTGCTGGCCTCGCCCATGTATTACTGGGCCATTTCCGGCCAGCTCAAGACCGCCTTCGACCGCCTCTTCGCCGTGGCCGAGTGCAACCCCGACTACGCCAACCCGCGCAAGGAATGCGCCCTGCTCATGGCCGCGGAAGGCGACACGCCGGACAACTGGAAGCCCGTGCTGGACTATTACAAGGCGCTCACCGGCTTCCTCAAGTGGAAGGACCTGGGCTATGTGTTCGCCGGCGGCGTCCTCGAGGCCGGCGCCATCGCGGGCAAGCCCGTCCTGGAGGAGGCGCGCGCCTTCGGCGCCGCCCTGTAA
- a CDS encoding sugar O-acetyltransferase — translation MNQRERMLAGLPYIPMRDGLWELYRDCHQKIYRYNNLPPDAEEERDALLRSILGKCGKTVTIMGPFYCDYGFNIELGERFYANYNFTVLDVAPVTIGDNVLCAPNVAIYTAGHPLHPESRNSGYEYGAPVRIGSNVWLGGNVVINPGVTVGDNVVIGSGSVVTHDIADNTLAAGNPCRPLRAITEADRDFYFKGRRFDVEDYKEPWWERRG, via the coding sequence ATGAACCAGCGCGAACGCATGCTGGCCGGGCTGCCGTATATCCCCATGCGCGACGGCCTTTGGGAGCTCTATAGAGACTGTCACCAAAAGATCTACCGCTACAACAATCTTCCGCCCGACGCCGAAGAGGAGCGCGACGCGCTCCTGCGCTCCATCCTCGGCAAGTGCGGCAAGACCGTCACCATCATGGGACCCTTCTACTGCGACTACGGCTTCAACATCGAGCTCGGCGAGCGCTTTTACGCCAACTATAACTTCACGGTTCTCGATGTGGCGCCCGTCACCATCGGCGACAATGTGCTCTGCGCGCCCAATGTGGCCATCTATACGGCCGGCCATCCGCTGCACCCCGAGAGCCGCAATTCAGGCTATGAATACGGCGCGCCGGTTCGCATCGGCAGCAATGTGTGGCTCGGGGGCAATGTGGTCATCAATCCCGGGGTCACGGTGGGCGACAACGTGGTCATCGGATCGGGCAGCGTGGTCACGCACGATATTGCGGACAACACGCTGGCCGCGGGCAATCCGTGCCGCCCCTTGCGGGCCATCACCGAGGCCGACCGCGACTTCTATTTCAAGGGTCGCCGCTTCGACGTGGAAGACTATAAAGAACCCTGGTGGGAGCGGCGGGGCTAG
- a CDS encoding RNA methyltransferase has translation MPLPHAATPEDEPGAQSASPDDTARSVTPRRRARLRQVLSQRQPDLTLVLANIHDPHNVSAIYRSCDAFGVARVHLYYTNTPFPALGRKSSASARKWVESERHRDREALFAALRGRGMQVLATSCSPEARPLREWDFLRPTAVILGNEHEGVDESLLSEADGRLYIPMHGMIQSFNVSVAAAIILAEAARQREAAGWYATPRLDAETLEATLADWLQR, from the coding sequence ATGCCCCTGCCCCACGCCGCGACCCCCGAGGACGAACCCGGGGCGCAGAGCGCATCCCCCGACGACACCGCCCGGTCAGTGACGCCGCGCCGCCGCGCGCGCCTGCGCCAGGTGCTCTCACAGCGCCAGCCCGACCTCACTCTCGTGCTCGCCAATATCCACGACCCGCACAATGTTTCGGCCATTTACCGCTCGTGCGACGCTTTCGGCGTGGCACGCGTGCACCTTTACTACACGAACACGCCCTTCCCGGCGCTCGGGCGCAAGAGCTCGGCCTCGGCGCGCAAATGGGTGGAGAGCGAGCGCCACCGCGACAGGGAGGCGCTGTTCGCGGCCCTGCGCGGCCGGGGCATGCAGGTGCTCGCCACCTCCTGCTCGCCGGAGGCGCGGCCCTTGCGCGAGTGGGACTTTCTCAGGCCCACGGCCGTCATTCTCGGCAACGAGCACGAGGGCGTGGACGAGTCCCTGCTGTCAGAGGCCGATGGCAGGCTCTACATCCCCATGCACGGCATGATCCAGAGCTTCAACGTCTCCGTGGCCGCGGCCATCATCCTCGCCGAGGCCGCGCGCCAGCGGGAGGCAGCCGGCTGGTACGCCACGCCGCGCCTGGACGCTGAAACGCTGGAGGCCACCCTGGCCGACTGGCTGCAACGCTGA
- a CDS encoding TetR/AcrR family transcriptional regulator, whose translation MSNEHPEHPGHRGKGRPRGFDREQALHAALELFWQEGYEPASVARLCEVMDIKPPSLYASFGNKAALFLEAVRHYEQAYWQEPSERFLAEPDIYRAVEGFFTTAAGILLSPETPCGCMLVLAAVNISPAETEIIAAIREMRMATKAMFADRLARAVAEGQLPAGTDVTALAGALNALLEGLSLQARDDLSREELGAMAARAVHLLPPRPAA comes from the coding sequence ATGAGCAACGAGCACCCAGAGCACCCCGGGCACCGCGGCAAGGGCCGCCCCCGCGGCTTCGACCGCGAACAGGCGCTCCACGCCGCCCTCGAACTTTTCTGGCAGGAGGGCTACGAGCCCGCCTCCGTGGCGCGGCTCTGCGAGGTCATGGACATCAAGCCCCCGAGCCTCTACGCCAGCTTCGGCAACAAGGCGGCGCTCTTTCTCGAGGCGGTGCGCCATTACGAGCAGGCGTACTGGCAGGAACCTTCCGAACGCTTCCTGGCCGAGCCCGACATTTACCGCGCGGTGGAAGGGTTTTTCACCACCGCGGCCGGCATCCTGCTCTCGCCTGAAACGCCCTGCGGCTGCATGCTGGTGCTGGCGGCGGTGAACATCTCCCCGGCCGAGACGGAGATCATCGCCGCCATCCGGGAAATGCGCATGGCGACCAAGGCCATGTTCGCGGATCGCCTTGCCCGCGCGGTCGCGGAGGGCCAGCTCCCGGCCGGGACGGATGTGACCGCCCTCGCGGGCGCCCTCAATGCCCTGCTGGAGGGGCTGTCGCTCCAGGCGCGCGACGACCTCTCCCGGGAAGAGCTGGGCGCCATGGCCGCCCGCGCCGTGCACCTGTTGCCCCCGCGCCCCGCAGCCTGA